Genomic window (Leisingera methylohalidivorans DSM 14336):
ATCTCATCGGCATAGTGCATCGGGCCGCCGCGCCAGTTTGGAAAGCCATAGCCATTGGCCCAGACCAGGTCGCAATCGCCCAGGCGCTGAGCCTCCCCCTTTGAAGTGGTCCGCCCCTATGTTTAGGAAACGGAGGACCAGCAATGGCCAACAAGCGACCGAAGCCCGAAGAGATTGTTACGAAGTTACGGCAAGTTGAGGTCCTGACAGGACAAGGCATGCCGCGTCTCGATGCGATCAGACAGATCGGCGTGACCGAACAAACCTTTTACCGCTGGAAGAAAAAGTACGGTGGAATGGGCACAGAGCAACTCAAGGACCTGAAGCGGCTTCAGAAAGAGAACGAGCGGCTGCGTCGTGCGGTGTCGGATCTGACTTTGGACAAGCTGATCCTGAAGGAAGCCGCATCGGGAAACTTTTGAGCCCTTCACGCCGACGCGCTTGCACTGATCATGTGCGTAGCCGGTTCAAGGTATCTGAGCGACGCGTTTGCCGTGTTCTGGGCCGGCACCGGCCCACACAGCGTCGATCGCCACGAGGGCGGGCTGACGAGGAGCGTTTGATCGCGGATATGATTGAGCTGGCACGGCAGCACGGTCGATATGGCTACCGCCGGGTTGCCGCCCTGCTGAGAGATGCAGGATGGCAGGTGAATGACAAACGCGTGGAACGCTTGGGGCGGCGTGAGGGGCTTAAAGTGCCAATGAAACAACCAAAGAAGGGGCGGCTCCGGCTGAACGATGGATCGTGCGTCCGTCTGCAGCCCGGGTATCGCAACCATGTTTGGCCGTATGGCTTCGTGCATCATCGAACCGACGCTGGCAGGGCGTTCAGGACGCTCAACATCTTGGACGAGCACAGCCGGGAATGTCTGACGATCCGTGTAAAACGCAAGCTGAACCCGACCGAAGTCATTGATGCACTGACTGACCTGTTCACCCTGCGCGGCGTGCCAGGCTGCATTCGGTCAGACAATGGCCCGGAGTTCATCGCTGAGGCTGTCAGAGACTGGATCAAAGCGGCCGGAGCAAAGACTGCGTATATCGAGCCTGGGTCACTCTGGGAAAACGGCTGCTGCGAAAGCTTCAATGGGCGGATGCGGGACGAATTGCTCAACGGTGAAATCTTCTACCCGCTGCGCGCAGCCCAAATCATCATCGAAAGCTGGAGAAAACACTCAACACCAAGCGACCACACAGTGCATTGGGCTACCGCCCGCCAGCGCCCGAAGCCATCGTCTTGATGGACCGCAGGCCAATCATGCACTAACTTTCAATTTGGACCACTCAAGCGGGGCTGCTCAAAAGGCCCCCCAAGCCTTTCTCTTCCGCCACTGCGAATGGCCAAAGAGGGAGGATTTGCAGGCCTCGTTCAAAATCAAAACCTGCCCGCCATGCGGATCGCAGCGTCGATCAACCACTGCACTGGCTCGGATCGTGGCTTATGTGTCAGATAGACGACACCCATCTGCATCGGCGGCGGCAAATCCGGGACGCCAATTGCCTGCATCCCGTGCGCGTGAAGTTGCTTGCGATACAAGGGCTCGGGGCACAGTTCTACGATGTCGTCGGCTTCGCTGAGGATTGAAAGCAGGTAAGGGGAGCGGCAATAAACGGGCACCTGTTGAAGCTGGATGCCGCGCCTTCCCAGCCAGTCCAGAAGAGCTTGGTCGGCACTGGCGGGCGATGGATTGATCGCCCAGCGCCTCTTGGCCAGATCCTCCCAGCTGATCGGGCCGGATAACTCCGCGCTGGCATTTGCAACGGGGATCATCTGAATTTCCCTGACCTTCACGAACGTCATGTCCGACGGCAGGGTCGCGCTGTCCGCTAGAATGACGGCAAAATCGAGATGCCCTTCTGTCAGCTTGGGAAGGGTAGTCAGCATGAAGCCAATATCCATATCGAGCGATCCGGTGGGGTAACGTGCGCCAAAGTCCGCGACAAGCCGCCGCAGGCTGAACGCGGCAAGTACGGGCGTGATCGCCATCCGCACGTTGGCCTGTACCTGACCGGTCAGGCGGCGCACGTCTTCTTCTGCGCGCTGCATCGTCGCCAGGACCAGACGAGCGTGCGACAGCAGTGACTGGCCGGCGGTTGTGAAGTCAGTTCCGTGCGTTTGCCTGATCAGCAAGGTCGCACCAAGTTCGCGTTCCATCTCGCGCAGCGTCCGAGTGACTGCGCTCTGGCTCAGACCGAGGGCGCGGGCTGCGCCGCGGATCGAACCGCATTCTGCCAGGGTCACCAATGCCCTTAACTGATTTAATTGCATCACTCACCCCTGACCAGCTTTTGTTGTCACCCTATCCGTTTTTCTGTCTGTGCGAAAACCGATC
Coding sequences:
- a CDS encoding LysR family transcriptional regulator, which encodes MQLNQLRALVTLAECGSIRGAARALGLSQSAVTRTLREMERELGATLLIRQTHGTDFTTAGQSLLSHARLVLATMQRAEEDVRRLTGQVQANVRMAITPVLAAFSLRRLVADFGARYPTGSLDMDIGFMLTTLPKLTEGHLDFAVILADSATLPSDMTFVKVREIQMIPVANASAELSGPISWEDLAKRRWAINPSPASADQALLDWLGRRGIQLQQVPVYCRSPYLLSILSEADDIVELCPEPLYRKQLHAHGMQAIGVPDLPPPMQMGVVYLTHKPRSEPVQWLIDAAIRMAGRF